A single window of Cheilinus undulatus linkage group 12, ASM1832078v1, whole genome shotgun sequence DNA harbors:
- the LOC121518545 gene encoding protein PELPK1-like, giving the protein MTQASLYNQNRGCGVQVPETREAPEVTEAPEAPEVTEAPEVPETREAPQVTEAPEAPEVTETPEAPQVTETPEAPRVTETPEAPEVTEAPEVPETREAPEVTETPEAPQVTEAPEAPEVTETPEAPEVTETPEAPQVTETPEAPRVTETPEAPEVTEAPEVPETREAPEVTETPEAPQVTEAPEAPEVTETPEAPQVTETPEAPEAPEVPQVTETPEAPQVTETPEAPETPETREAPEVTETPEVPETREAPEVTETPEVPETREAPEVTEAPEVTETPEAPEVTETPEAPEVTETPEAPEVTETPEAPEAPEAPEVPEVTEAPEAPETPEAPETPEAPEAPEAPETPEAPEVPEVTETPETPEAPEVPEPAEFPEAEACHNHEPG; this is encoded by the coding sequence ATAGAGGGTGTGGGGTTCAGGTTCCAGAGACTCGAGAGGCTCCAGAGGTTACAGAGGCTCCAGAGGCTCCAGAGGTTACAGAGGCTCCAGAGGTTCCAGAGACTCGAGAGGCTCCACAGGTTACAGAGGCTCCAGAGGCTCCAGAGGTTACAGAGACTCCAGAGGCTCCACAGGTTACAGAGACTCCAGAGGCTCCACGGGTTACAGAGACTCCAGAGGCTCCAGAGGTTACAGAGGCTCCAGAGGTTCCAGAGACTCGAGAGGCTCCAGAGGTTACAGAGACTCCAGAGGCTCCACAGGTTACAGAGGCTCCAGAGGCTCCAGAGGTTACAGAGACTCCAGAGGCTCCAGAGGTTACAGAGACTCCAGAGGCTCCACAGGTTACAGAGACTCCAGAGGCTCCACGGGTTACAGAGACTCCAGAGGCTCCAGAGGTTACAGAGGCTCCAGAGGTTCCAGAGACTCGAGAGGCTCCAGAGGTTACAGAGACTCCAGAGGCTCCACAGGTTACAGAGGCTCCAGAGGCTCCAGAGGTTACAGAGACTCCAGAGGCTCCACAGGTTACAGAGACTCCAGAGGCTCCAGAGGCTCCAGAGGTTCCACAGGTTACAGAGACTCCAGAGGCTCCACAGGTTACAGAGACTCCAGAGGCTCCAGAGACTCCAGAGACTCGAGAGGCTCCAGAGGTTACAGAGACTCCAGAGGTTCCAGAGACTCGAGAGGCTCCAGAGGTTACAGAGACTCCAGAGGTTCCAGAGACTCGAGAGGCTCCAGAGGTTACAGAGGCTCCAGAGGTTACAGAGACTCCAGAGGCTCCAGAGGTTACAGAGACTCCAGAGGCTCCAGAGGTTACAGAGACTCCAGAGGCTCCAGAGGTTACAGAGACTCCAGAGGCTCCAGAGGCTCCAGAGGCTCCAGAGGTTCCAGAGGTTACAGAGGCTCCAGAGGCTCCAGAGACTCCAGAGGCTCCAGAGACTCCAGAGGCTCCAGAGGCTCCAGAGGCTCCAGAGACTCCAGAGGCTCCAGAGGTTCCAGAGGTTACAGAGACTCCAGAGACTCCAGAGGCTCCAGAGGTTCCAGAGCCTGCCGAGTTTCCAGAGGCAGAGGCCTGCCATAACCATGAACCAGGATAA
- the LOC121518544 gene encoding hepatitis A virus cellular receptor 1 homolog: protein MKIAVLLALLSVSECSIVIGQVGQSVTLPCRYDIKRNGACSMCWSRGEIPNSGCSNPLISTDGNKVTQGDSRKYQLLGRLDRGDVSLTILNLTESDAGRYGCRVEMPGWFNDQKHHFELQVIKGVQTTTETSAETTTEGQLTSTVSRLTSPSPSPSSPSSSMKAEVSSGEILVLVLAVFGLEILTIPSLILVFSESDLSCLSSVL, encoded by the exons ATGAAGATCGCTGTGCTCCTCGCCCTCCTCTCAG tcagtgaatGCAGCATCGTCATTGGTCAAGTGGGTCAGAGTGTGACTCTGCCCTGTAGATATGACATAAAGAGAAATGGAGCATGCTCAATGTGTTGGAGTCGAGGAGAGATTCCAAATTCAGGCTGCAGCAACCCACTAATATCAAcagatggaaataaagtgaCACAAGGAGATTCTAGAAAGTATCAACTATTAGGACGTCTGGACCGAGGAGACGTTTCTCTGACCATCCTGAACCTCACGGAGTCAGACGCTGGACGCTACGGCTGCAGAGTGGAAATGCCAGGCTGgtttaatgaccaaaaacatcACTTTGAGCTGCAAGTGATCAAAG GTGTGCAGACGACAACAGAGACTTCTGCAGAGACAACCACAGAAG gtCAGCTGACCTCCACCGTGAGCAGGTTaacctccccctccccctctccaTCATCCCCCTCCAGCAGCATGAAGGCAGAG GTGAGCAGCGGTGAGATTCTGGTTCTGGTCTTGGCTGTTTTTGGGTTAGAGATTCTGACCATCCCATCTTTAATCCTGGTTTTCAGTGAGTCAGACCTGAGCTGTCTTTCTTCTGTCCTCTAA